A section of the Musa acuminata AAA Group cultivar baxijiao unplaced genomic scaffold, Cavendish_Baxijiao_AAA HiC_scaffold_279, whole genome shotgun sequence genome encodes:
- the LOC135657584 gene encoding ribulose bisphosphate carboxylase large chain, which translates to MSCREGLMSPQTETKASVGFKAGVKDYKLNYYTPDYEVKDTDILAAFRVTPQPGVPPEEAGAAVAAESSTGTWTTVWTDGLTSLDRYKGRCYHIEAVVGEENQYIAYVAYPLDLFEEGSVTNMFTSIVGNVFGFKALRALRLEDLRIPTSYSKTFQGPPHGIQVERDKLNKYGRPLLGCTIKPKLGLSAKNYGRAVYECLRGGLDFTKDDENVNSQPFMRWRDRFLFCTEALFKAQAETGEIKGHYLNATAGTCEEMMKRAICARELGVPIVMHDYLTGGFTANTSLAHYCRDNGLLLHIHRAMHAVIDRQKNHGMHFRVLAKALRMSGGDHIHAGTVVGKLEGEREMTLGFVDLLRDDYIEKDRSRGIFFTQDWVSMPGVLPVASGGIHVWHMPALTEIFGDDSVLQFGGGTLGHPWGNAPGAVANRVALEACVQARNEGRDLAREGNEIIREASKWSPELAAACEVWKEIKFEFEPVDKLDKEKK; encoded by the coding sequence ATGAGTTGTAGGGAGGGACTTATGTCACCACAAACAGAGACTAAAGCAAGTGTTGGATTTAAAGCTGGTGTTAAAGATTACAAATTGAATTATTATACTCCTGACTACGAAGTCAAAGATACTGATATCTTGGCAGCATTCCGAGTAACTCCTCAACCTGGAGTTCCGCCCGAAGAAGCAGGGGCTGCGGTAGCTGCCGAATCTTCTACTGGTACATGGACAACTGTGTGGACTGATGGACTTACCAGTCTTGATCGTTACAAAGGGCGATGCTACCACATCGAGGCCGTTGTTGGGGAGGAAAATCAATATATTGCTTATGTAGCTTATCCTTTAGACCTTTTTGAAGAAGGTTCTGTTACTAACATGTTTACTTCCATTGTGGGTAATGTATTTGGTTTCAAAGCCTTACGAGCTCTACGTCTGGAGGATCTGCGAATTCCCACTTCTTATTCCAAAACTTTCCAAGGCCCGCCTCACGGCATTCAGGTTGAAAGAGATAAGTTGAACAAGTATGGTCGTCCCCTATTGGGATGCACTATTAAACCAAAATTGGGATTATCTGCAAAAAACTACGGTAGAGCGGTTTATGAATGTCTACGTGGTGGACTTGATTTTACCAAAGATGATGAAAACGTAAACTCACAACCATTTATGCGTTGGAGAGATCGTTTCTTATTTTGCACCGAAGCACTTTTTAAAGCGCAGGCCGAAACAGGTGAAATCAAAGGACATTACTTGAATGCTACTGCGGGTACatgtgaagaaatgatgaaaagggCCATATGTGCCAGAGAATTAGGAGTTCCTATCGTAATGCATGACTACTTAACTGGTGGATTCACTGCAAATACTAGCTTGGCTCATTATTGCCGTGACAACGGCCTACTTCTTCACATCCATCGCGCAATGCATGCAGTTATTGATAGACAGAAAAATCATGGTATGCATTTCCGTGTACTAGCTAAAGCATTACGTATGTCTGGTGGAGATCATATTCACGCCGGTACAGTAGTAGGTAAACTGGAAGGGGAACGTGAGATGACTTTAGGTTTCGTTGATTTATTACGTGATGATTATATCGAAAAAGACCGAAGTCGCGGTATTTTCTTCACTCAAGATTGGGTCTCTATGCCAGGTGTTCTGCCCGTGGCTTCAGGGGGTATTCATGTTTGGCATATGCCTGCTCTGACCGAAATCTTTGGGGATGATTCCGTACTACAGTTTGGCGGAGGAACTTTAGGACACCCTTGGGGAAATGCACCTGGTGCAGTAGCTAATAGGGTGGCTTTAGAGGCGTGTGTACAAGCTCGTAATGAGGGACGTGATCTTGCTCGTGAAGGTAATGAAATTATCCGTGAAGCTAGCAAATGGAGCCCTGAACTAGCCGCTGCTTGTGAAGTATGGAAAGAGATCAAATTCGAATTCGAACCAGTAGATAAGCTagataaagagaaaaagtaa
- the LOC135657580 gene encoding acetyl-coenzyme A carboxylase carboxyl transferase subunit beta, chloroplastic, producing MSSSDRIELSIDPGTWDPLDKDMISIDPIDFRSKEEPYGDRIDSYQRRTGLADAIQTGIGQINGIPVAIGVMDFQFMGGSMGSVVGEKITRLIEYATNRSLPVIIVCASGGARMQEGSLSLMQMAKISSASSNYQSDKKLFYVSILTSPTTGGVTASFGMLGDIIIAEPNAYIAFAGKRVIEQTLKKVIPEGSQVSEYLFHKGLFDPIVPRNLLKGVLGELFQLHGFFPLNPSSKM from the coding sequence atgagtAGTTCAGATAGAATTGAACTTTCGATTGATCCCGGAACTTGGGATCCTCTGGATAAAGATATGATATCTATAGACCCCATTGATTTTCGTTCAAAAGAGGAACCTTATGGAGATCGTATCGATTCTTATCAAAGAAGGACAGGTTTAGCTGATGCTATTCAAACAGGCATAGGTCAAATAAATGGTATTCCCGTAGCAATTGGCGTTATGGATTTTCAGTTTATGGGAGGTAGTATGGGATCCGTAGTAGGCGAGAAAATTACTCGTTTGATCGAGTATGCTACTAATCGATCTCTACCTGTCATTATTGTGTGTGCTTCTGGAGGAGCACGCATGCAAGAAGGAAGTTTGAGCTTGATGCAAATGGCTAAAATATCTTCTGCTTCATCTAATTATCAATCAGATAAAAAGTTATTCTATGTATCAATTCTTACATCTCCTACAACTGGTGGAGTAACAGCCAGTTTTGGTATGTTGGGGGATATCATTATTGCTGAACCTAACGCCTACATTGCATTTGCGGGTAAAAGAGTAATtgaacaaacattaaaaaaggtaatacCTGAAGGTTCACAAGTGTCTGAGTATTTATTCCATAAAGGTTTATTCGACCCAATAGTACCACGTAATCTTTTAAAAGGTGTTCTGGGTGAGTTATTTCAGCTCCACGGTTTCTTTCCCTTGAATCCAAGTTCAAAAATGTAA
- the LOC135657585 gene encoding cytochrome f: MQNKNTFSWVKEEMTRSISVSIMIYVITRASISNAYPIFAQQGYENPREATGRIVCANCHLANKPVDIEVPQAVLPDTVFEAVVRIPYDKQLKQVLANGKKGTLNVGAVLILPDGFELAPLDRISPELKEKIGNLSFQSYRPNKRNIIVIGPVPGQKYSEIVFPILSPDPATKKDVHFLKYPIYVGGNRGRGQIYPDGSKSNNTVYNATSAGIVSRIVRKEKGGYEITIVDASDGHQVVDIIPPGPELLVSEGESIKLDQPLTSNPNVGGFGQGDAEIVLQDPLRVQGLLFFLASVILAQVFLVLKKKQFEKVQLYEMNF, encoded by the coding sequence atgcaaaataaaaatactttttcttgggtAAAGGAAGAGATGACTCGATCCATTTCTGTATCGATCATGATATATGTAATAACTCGGGCATCTATTTCAAATGCATATCCCATTTTTGCGCAGCAGGGTTATGAAAACCCGCGAGAAGCAACGGGACGAATTGTATGTGCCAATTGCCATTTAGCTAATAAACCCGTGGATATTGAAGTTCCGCAAGCTGTGCTTCCTGATACTGTATTTGAAGCAGTTGTTCGAATCCCTTATGATAAGCAACTGAAACAAGTTCTTGCTAATGGTAAAAAGGGGACTTTGAATGTGGGGGCTGTTCTCATTTTACCCGACGGATTCGAATTAGCCCCCCTTGATCGTATTTCTCCTGAGTTGAAAGAAAAGATAGGAAATCTGTCTTTTCAGAGTTATCGTCCcaacaaaagaaatattattgtgATAGGTCCTGTTCCCGGTCAGAAATATAGTGAAATCGTCTTTCCCATTCTTTCCCCCGACCCTGCTACGAAGAAAGACGTTCACTTCTTAAAATATCCCATATACGTAGGTGGGAACAGAGGAAGGGGTCAGATTTATCCTGATGGTAGCAAAAGTAACAATACAGTCTATAATGCTACATCAGCAGGTATAGTAAGCAGAATAGTACGTAAAGAAAAAGGGGGATATGAAATAACCATAGTTGATGCATCGGATGGACATCAAGTGGTTGATATTATACCTCCAGGACCAGAACTTCTTGTTTCAGAGGGTGAATCCATCAAGCTTGATCAACCATTAACAAGCAATCCCAATGTGGGAGGCTTTGGTCAGGGAGATGCAGAAATAGTGCTTCAAGACCCATTACGGGTCCAaggtcttttgttcttcttggcatctgttattttggcacaagtttttttggttcttaaaaagaaacagtttgaaaaggttcaattgtacgaaatgaatttctag